In Rahnella variigena, one DNA window encodes the following:
- the topA gene encoding type I DNA topoisomerase, translating to MGKALVIVESPAKAKTINKYLGNDYVVKSSVGHIRDLPTSGSAAKKTAVSTEEKTKKKVKKDEKTALVNRMGVDPFHGWAAQYEILPGKEKVVAELKALAEKADHIYLATDLDREGEAIAWHLREVIGGDDKRFSRVVFNEITKNAIQNAFKEPGELNIDRVNAQQARRFMDRVVGYMVSPLLWKKIARGLSAGRVQSVAVRLVVEREKEIKAFVPEEYWELHADLLAKKETALQMEVTHHLEKPFKPVNKEQTHAAVSLLEKARYTVVDREDKPTSSKPGAPFITSTLQQAASTRLSFGVKKTMMMAQRLYEAGHITYMRTDSTNLSQDAVEMVRGYIGENFGDKYLPKAPLQYSNKENSQEAHEAIRPSDVAVVSEQLKDMEADAQRLYQLIWRQFVACQMTPAQYDSTTLTVKAGDYSLRAKGRTLRFDGWTKVMPALRKGDEDRTLPAIEVGTELELQQLLPTQHFTKPPARFSEASLVKELEKRGIGRPSTYASIISTIQDRGYVHVENRRFYAEKMGEIVTDRLEENFRELMNYDFTARMEDGLDQVANNKAEWKAVLDEFFSEFSQQLETAEKDPEEGGMRPNQMVLTSIECPTCGRPMGIRTASTGVFLGCSGYALPPKERCKTTINLIADAEVLNILEGDEAEANALRAKRRCGKCGTAMDSYLIDNQRKLHVCGNNPECDGYEIEQGEFRIKGYDGPIVECEKCGSEMHLKMGRFGKYMGCTNDECKNTRKILRNGDVAPPKEDPVPLPELPCEKSDAYFVLRDGAAGVFLAANTFPKSRETRAPLVEELKRFKDRLPEKLSYLADAPVADPEGNKSMVRFSRKTKQQYVSSEKDGKATGWTAFFVDGKWVEGKK from the coding sequence ATGGGCAAAGCTCTCGTAATAGTTGAGTCCCCGGCAAAAGCCAAAACGATTAATAAATATTTAGGAAATGACTACGTGGTTAAGTCCAGCGTCGGTCATATCCGTGATTTACCGACCAGTGGATCCGCTGCTAAAAAAACCGCCGTCTCAACCGAAGAAAAAACAAAGAAAAAAGTAAAAAAGGATGAGAAAACTGCGCTGGTTAATCGCATGGGCGTCGATCCGTTTCATGGCTGGGCTGCTCAATACGAAATACTTCCCGGTAAAGAAAAGGTTGTTGCTGAGTTAAAAGCGTTAGCGGAAAAAGCTGACCACATCTATCTCGCAACCGACCTTGACCGCGAAGGAGAGGCGATTGCCTGGCATTTGCGGGAAGTGATTGGCGGTGATGACAAACGTTTCAGCCGTGTGGTATTTAACGAAATTACCAAAAACGCGATTCAGAATGCCTTTAAAGAACCCGGCGAACTGAATATTGATCGTGTTAACGCTCAGCAGGCGCGTCGCTTTATGGACCGCGTGGTGGGTTACATGGTGTCCCCGCTGCTGTGGAAGAAAATTGCCCGTGGTTTATCCGCTGGCCGTGTTCAGTCCGTGGCAGTGCGTCTGGTGGTGGAACGCGAGAAAGAAATCAAAGCGTTCGTGCCGGAAGAATACTGGGAATTGCATGCAGATTTACTGGCGAAGAAAGAAACCGCCCTGCAAATGGAAGTTACGCATCACCTGGAAAAACCGTTCAAGCCGGTGAATAAAGAACAGACTCACGCAGCCGTTTCGCTGCTTGAGAAAGCGCGTTACACCGTGGTTGACCGTGAAGACAAACCGACCAGCAGCAAACCGGGTGCGCCGTTCATTACTTCTACGTTGCAACAGGCGGCCAGTACGCGTCTGAGCTTTGGTGTGAAGAAAACCATGATGATGGCCCAGCGTCTGTACGAAGCCGGTCACATTACCTATATGCGTACTGACTCCACCAACCTGAGCCAGGACGCGGTGGAAATGGTACGCGGCTATATTGGCGAGAATTTCGGCGATAAATACCTGCCGAAAGCCCCGCTGCAGTACAGCAACAAAGAGAACTCTCAGGAAGCGCACGAAGCGATTCGTCCTTCTGATGTGGCCGTTGTTTCCGAACAGCTGAAAGATATGGAAGCGGATGCACAGCGTCTGTATCAGCTGATCTGGCGCCAGTTTGTGGCGTGTCAGATGACACCAGCTCAGTACGATTCCACCACACTGACGGTTAAAGCCGGTGATTATTCCCTGCGTGCCAAAGGCCGTACGCTGCGTTTTGATGGCTGGACCAAAGTGATGCCTGCGTTGCGTAAAGGCGACGAAGACAGAACCTTACCGGCGATTGAAGTGGGTACTGAACTGGAGCTGCAACAACTGCTGCCAACTCAGCACTTCACCAAACCGCCTGCGCGTTTCAGCGAAGCATCACTGGTTAAAGAGCTGGAAAAACGTGGCATTGGCCGTCCGTCTACTTATGCGTCGATCATTTCGACCATTCAGGATCGCGGTTACGTACACGTTGAAAACCGTCGTTTCTATGCCGAGAAAATGGGCGAAATCGTCACCGATCGTCTGGAAGAAAACTTCCGCGAACTGATGAACTACGATTTCACCGCACGCATGGAAGACGGGCTGGATCAGGTCGCTAATAACAAGGCGGAATGGAAAGCGGTTCTCGATGAATTCTTCAGTGAATTCAGCCAGCAGTTAGAAACCGCCGAGAAAGATCCTGAGGAAGGCGGTATGCGCCCGAATCAGATGGTACTGACCAGCATCGAATGCCCGACCTGTGGCCGTCCGATGGGGATCCGCACCGCCAGCACCGGCGTGTTCCTGGGTTGTTCCGGTTATGCGTTGCCGCCGAAAGAGCGCTGCAAAACCACCATCAACCTGATTGCTGATGCCGAAGTGCTCAACATTCTGGAAGGCGACGAAGCCGAAGCCAATGCGCTGCGTGCGAAACGTCGTTGCGGCAAATGCGGCACGGCGATGGACAGCTATCTCATCGACAATCAGCGTAAATTGCATGTCTGCGGTAATAACCCGGAATGTGATGGCTACGAAATCGAGCAGGGCGAGTTCCGCATCAAGGGCTATGACGGCCCGATCGTTGAGTGCGAGAAATGTGGTTCTGAGATGCACCTGAAAATGGGGCGTTTCGGTAAGTACATGGGCTGTACCAACGACGAGTGTAAAAACACCCGTAAGATCTTACGTAACGGTGACGTTGCACCGCCGAAAGAAGATCCGGTTCCATTGCCAGAATTGCCGTGTGAGAAATCAGACGCCTATTTCGTTCTGCGTGATGGTGCGGCTGGTGTCTTCCTTGCGGCCAATACTTTCCCTAAATCGCGCGAAACCCGTGCGCCGCTGGTGGAAGAACTGAAACGCTTTAAAGATCGTCTGCCGGAAAAACTGAGCTATCTGGCCGATGCGCCAGTCGCTGACCCGGAAGGCAATAAATCGATGGTACGTTTCAGCCGTAAGACCAAGCAGCAGTACGTTTCCTCTGAGAAAGACGGTAAAGCCACTGGCTGGACGGCGTTCTTTGTTGATGGTAAATGGGTCGAAGGCAAAAAATAA
- a CDS encoding YciN family protein produces the protein MHENTSAISREALLVEANKVIREHEDYMHGMLATDVEQKGNVLVFRGEFFMDDDGLPTRKTTAVFNMFKHLAHLFSEKYHLVD, from the coding sequence ATGCACGAAAATACATCGGCAATTAGTCGCGAAGCTTTACTGGTCGAGGCGAATAAGGTTATCCGTGAGCACGAAGATTACATGCACGGAATGCTGGCGACAGACGTTGAGCAGAAAGGCAATGTGCTGGTTTTCCGCGGGGAGTTTTTCATGGATGACGACGGTTTACCGACCAGAAAAACCACGGCAGTATTTAATATGTTTAAACACCTGGCGCATCTTTTTTCAGAAAAATACCATCTCGTCGATTAA
- the sohB gene encoding protease SohB → MDLLSLYGLFLAKVVTVVIAIGALIILVIGLRHRKSHSKGELQLIDLGEQYREMQREMRSARMNPAELKIRSKELKKKDKAEAKQKKLQAKTGGSKSKPCLYVLDFKGSMDAHEVTSLREEISAVLAVATPEDEVLLRLESPGGVVHGYGLAASQLVRLRQSGIRLTVAVDKVAASGGYMMACVADRIVAAPFAIIGSIGVVAQIPNFNRLLKKNDIDIELHTAGEFKRTLTLLGENTEEGREKFREDLNETHVLFKEFVHQNRPSLDINAVATGEHWFGTQARENGLIDAIGTSDDLLIAEMKNHEVIAVRYSRRKRMMDRFTGSAAESADRLFLRWLQRSQKPLL, encoded by the coding sequence GTGGATTTACTTTCTCTTTATGGGCTGTTTTTGGCCAAAGTTGTGACTGTAGTGATCGCCATCGGCGCTCTGATAATTCTGGTGATTGGCCTTCGTCACCGTAAATCTCACAGCAAAGGTGAGTTACAGCTGATCGACTTAGGCGAACAATACCGCGAAATGCAACGTGAAATGCGCAGTGCGCGTATGAATCCTGCCGAGCTGAAAATTCGCAGCAAGGAACTGAAGAAAAAAGACAAAGCGGAAGCCAAACAGAAAAAACTGCAGGCAAAAACCGGTGGCTCGAAAAGCAAACCATGCCTGTATGTGCTCGATTTTAAAGGCAGTATGGACGCCCACGAAGTCACGTCGCTGCGTGAAGAAATTTCGGCGGTTCTGGCGGTGGCGACACCGGAAGACGAAGTGCTGCTGCGCCTCGAAAGTCCGGGCGGGGTGGTACACGGCTATGGCCTTGCGGCCTCACAACTTGTTCGCCTGCGTCAAAGCGGGATCCGCCTGACCGTTGCCGTGGATAAAGTGGCGGCCAGCGGCGGTTATATGATGGCGTGCGTGGCGGACAGAATCGTTGCCGCGCCGTTTGCCATCATCGGTTCCATCGGTGTTGTGGCGCAAATCCCTAACTTCAACCGTTTGCTGAAAAAGAACGACATTGATATTGAGTTGCATACGGCGGGTGAGTTCAAACGGACGCTGACGTTGCTGGGTGAAAACACCGAGGAAGGGCGCGAGAAATTCCGTGAAGACCTGAACGAAACGCATGTGTTGTTCAAGGAGTTTGTACATCAAAACCGTCCTTCACTCGATATTAATGCGGTAGCCACCGGCGAACACTGGTTCGGTACACAGGCACGAGAAAATGGTCTGATTGATGCGATCGGTACAAGTGATGATTTGCTGATTGCCGAAATGAAAAATCATGAAGTGATCGCTGTGCGTTACAGCCGTCGCAAACGCATGATGGACCGGTTTACCGGCAGTGCAGCAGAAAGCGCGGATCGTCTGTTCCTGCGCTGGTTGCAGCGCAGTCAGAAGCCGTTATTGTAA
- a CDS encoding YciK family oxidoreductase translates to MHYHPKSDLLNNRIILITGAGDGIGREAALTYARFGAQLILLGRTESKLASVQQEIAARNLRPAFIYALDLLTASQQDCQRVADQIAQWVPHLDGVLHNAGLLTEITPMAEIQLQDWMNVMQVNVNATFMLTQALLPLMLKSASSSLVFTTSSVGREGRSGWGAYAVSKFATEGMMQVLAEEHKHTGLRVNCINPGGTRTSMRASAFPDENKDKLKTPADIMPLYLYLMGDDSRRKTGISFDAQPGRKAGPAE, encoded by the coding sequence GTGCATTACCATCCTAAATCTGATTTGCTCAATAACCGCATTATTCTCATTACCGGCGCTGGCGACGGCATTGGTCGCGAAGCCGCCCTGACCTACGCCCGCTTCGGCGCGCAGCTGATTTTGCTGGGTCGCACTGAGAGCAAGCTGGCCAGCGTGCAGCAGGAAATTGCGGCAAGAAACCTGCGCCCGGCTTTTATTTATGCACTGGATTTACTGACCGCCAGCCAGCAGGATTGCCAGCGCGTTGCCGATCAAATCGCGCAATGGGTACCGCATCTCGACGGCGTTTTGCACAATGCAGGCCTGCTGACTGAGATTACGCCGATGGCCGAAATTCAGCTGCAGGACTGGATGAACGTGATGCAGGTTAACGTGAATGCGACCTTTATGCTGACGCAGGCGTTACTGCCGCTGATGCTGAAATCCGCCAGTTCTTCGCTGGTCTTCACCACCTCCAGCGTGGGACGCGAAGGCCGCAGCGGCTGGGGTGCCTATGCCGTGTCCAAATTCGCTACCGAAGGCATGATGCAGGTGCTGGCTGAAGAGCATAAGCATACCGGTTTGCGCGTCAACTGCATCAATCCGGGCGGTACGCGCACCAGCATGCGTGCCTCGGCGTTCCCTGATGAAAACAAAGATAAACTCAAAACACCGGCCGACATCATGCCGTTGTATCTTTACCTGATGGGCGATGACAGCCGCCGTAAAACCGGTATCAGTTTTGATGCCCAGCCGGGGCGTAAAGCCGGTCCGGCAGAATAA
- the cobO gene encoding cob(I)yrinic acid a,c-diamide adenosyltransferase yields the protein MTEDRHKQRQQKLKEQVDARIDAAKEQRGILIVFTGNGKGKTTAAFGTVTRAVGHGMRAAVIQFIKGEWPNGEKNLLEPHGVEFQVMATGFTWETQNKETDTEACQAVWQHGKRMLADAALDLVVLDELTYMISFGYLDLQDVVDALNARPAHQTVIITGRGCHRDLLEMADTVSELRPVKHAFDAGIMAQQGIDW from the coding sequence ATGACCGAAGATCGCCACAAGCAGCGCCAGCAAAAGCTGAAAGAACAGGTTGATGCACGTATTGATGCTGCCAAAGAACAACGCGGCATTCTGATTGTGTTTACCGGCAACGGTAAGGGCAAAACCACGGCGGCCTTTGGTACCGTCACCCGCGCCGTCGGGCATGGTATGCGTGCGGCAGTGATCCAGTTTATCAAGGGTGAATGGCCGAACGGCGAGAAGAATCTGCTCGAGCCGCACGGCGTGGAATTTCAGGTGATGGCGACCGGTTTTACCTGGGAAACGCAGAATAAAGAAACCGATACCGAAGCCTGTCAGGCCGTCTGGCAGCACGGAAAACGCATGCTGGCCGATGCCGCGTTGGATCTGGTGGTGCTCGATGAACTGACCTACATGATCAGTTTCGGCTATCTGGATTTACAGGATGTGGTGGACGCGCTAAATGCCCGTCCGGCGCACCAGACGGTGATTATTACCGGACGTGGTTGTCATCGTGATTTGCTGGAAATGGCCGATACCGTCAGCGAACTGCGGCCGGTAAAACATGCCTTTGACGCCGGTATTATGGCGCAACAGGGCATCGACTGGTGA